One Setaria viridis chromosome 5, Setaria_viridis_v4.0, whole genome shotgun sequence genomic region harbors:
- the LOC117855389 gene encoding uncharacterized protein, with protein MARPALAFLCCYLLLASVAAARGLGDGEPLGRRKNAARRLRGGEPLGARKNPADPHTSPGTPNCSPAPPQSGGGGYIPPSPSSGVSPTTPGGGGGYYPPSPSVGTSPTTPTTPGGGGGGYYNNPPSPDIGTSPTTPTTPGGGGGGYNAPPSPSSDTSPSTPGSGGGYGAPPSPCSGTSPSTPGGGGGYGAPPSPSSDTSPSTPGSGCGGGYGAPPSPSSGTSPSTPGSGCGGGYGAPPSPSSDTSPSTPGGGGGCNAPPAPSGDTTPSTPGGGGGGYGSPPSPSSDTSPTTPVGGGGYGAPPSPSSDTSPTTPGGGGGYGAPPSPSSDSSPTTPGGGGGYYGPPSPSSDTSPTTPGGGGGYYGPPSPSSDTSPTTPSAPSGGYYGPPSPSSDTSPTTPGGGGGGGHYGPPSPSSDTSPTTPSTPSGGYYGPPSPSSDTSPTTPGITPTPDVPLPPISTPPTPYSPLTPTPTTPTPYDPNTPPFAGPCTYWMTHPGVVWGLFGFWCPLVRLFGPSAAVPFGHDLTVPEALANTRQDGVGALFREGTASLLNSMVDNRFAFTTQEVKDAFGAALSSGDNGAAAAQAQLFKKANEGRVK; from the exons ATGGCTAGGCCGGCTCTTGCGTTCTTGTGCTGCTACCTGCTGCTGGCGTCAGTCGCGGCTGCACGCGgtctcggcgacggcgagcctcTCGGCCGCCGGAAGAATGCAGCGCGCCGTCTCCGCGGGGGCGAGCCCCTCGGCGCCCGGAAGAACCCCGCCGACCCACACA CCTCACCCGGGACTCCGAactgctcgccggcgccgccacagAGTGGTGGTGGAGGGTATATCCCGCCATCGCCATCCTCCGGCGTGTCCCCGACCACgccaggtggcggtggcggctacTACCCGCCCTCGCCGTCCGTCGGCACCTCACCGACCACGCCGACCACGCctggtggcggaggcggagggtaCTACAACAACCCGCCGTCGCCGGACATCGGCACCTCTCCGACCACACCGACAACacctggtggcggcggtggcgggtacAATGCTCCCCCGTCGCCGTCCAGCGACACATCCCCGAGCACGCCCGGCAGTGGTGGCGGGTACGGTGCTCCCCCGTCACCGTGCAGCGGCACCTCCCCAAGCACgcctggtggcggtggcgggtaTGGTGCACCTCCTTCACCGTCCAGCGACACCTCCCCAAGCACGCCTGGCAGTGGTTGTGGCGGCGGCTACGGTGCACCCCCTTCACCGTCCAGTGGCACCTCCCCAAGCACTCCTGGCAGTGGTTGTGGCGGCGGATACGGTGCTCCCCCGTCACCGTCCAGCGACACCTCTCCAAGCAcgcctggcggtggcggcgggtgcAATGCCCCTCCTGCACCGTCCGGCGACACCACCCCAAGCAcgcctggcggtggcggcggagggtaCGGTTCTCCTCCGTCACCGTCCAGCGACACCTCCCCAACCACGCCTGTTGGCGGTGGCGGGTACGGTGCACCTCCTTCGCCGTCCAGTGACACCTCCCCAACCACGCctggcgggggcggcgggtaCGGCGCACCTCCTTCgccgtcctccgactcctcgccGACCAcgccgggcggtggcggcgggtacTACGGTCCACCTTCCCCGTCCTCTGATACCTCCCCGACaacgcccggcggcggcggcgggtactACGGTCCTCCTTCGCCGTCCTCTGATACATCTCCGACGACACCATCGGCACCCAGTGGCGGCTACTACGGCCCTCCCTCGCCATCCAGTGACACTTCACCGACcactcccggcggcggcggcggcggcggacactACGGCCCCCCTTCGCCTTCCTCGGACACCTCTCCGACCACGCCGTCAACACCTAGCGGCGGGTACTACGGTCCTCCTTCGCCGTCCAGCGACACCTCCCCGACGACGCCCGGCATCACGCCGACTCCCGACGTGCCGTTGCCGCCTATCAgcacgccgccgacgccgtacTCTCCGCTGACGCCCACGCCGACTACCCCGACGCCctacgaccccaacaccccgcCCTTCGCCGGCCCGTGCAC CTACTGGATGACGCACCCGGGCGTTGTCTGGGGCCTGTTCGGGTTCTGGTGCCCACTGGTGCGGCTGTTCGGCCCCAGCGCAGCGGTGCCGTTCGGGCACGACCTGACCGTGCCGGAGGCGCTGGCGAACACGCGCCAGGACGGCGTGGGCGCGCTCTTCCGCGAGGGCACGGCGTCGCTGCTCAACTCCATGGTGGACAACAGGTTCGCTTTCACCACGCAGGAGGTGAAAGACGCATTCGGCGCCGCGCTCAGCTCCGGCGacaacggcgccgccgcggcgcaggcgcagctcTTCAAGAAGGCGAACGAGGGACGCGTCAAGTAG